CACGAATCGGTCCTCACCCTGTGGGCCATCCATAAACATGGCGCGGACTACCAGTGCTTTGCCCCGGACATTCCCCAGCGTCATGTACTCAACTTCATTACCAACCAGGAGATGGCGGAGGAACGTAATGTCCTGGTTGAATCGGCCCGGATCGCCCGCGGCCGGATTCTTGATCTTGCCGTGTTCCGGGCCACGGACTACAACGCCTTGATTATCCCCGGTGGTCTCGGGGTGATCAAGAATCTCTCCGACTTCGTGGTTGCCGGGCCGGAATGCACGGTCATCCCGGAACTGGTCCGGGCAATCAAGGAAATGGCGGCCCAGGGAAAACCCATCGGCGCCCTGTGCATCGCCCCGGTTATTGTGGCCAGGATCCTGGACAACGTCGAGGTGACCGTCGGCTCCGACCCGACCACCGTGGCGGCGCTTGAAAAGATGGGGGCCCGCCACTCCGCTACCACCCACGGCGAGATCGTCATCGACCACAAGAACAAACTGGTGACCACCCCCTGCTACATGCTCGACGCCCGGGTGGATCAGATCGGCGCGGGCGCGGAAAACCTGGTCAAGGCGGTCATGGAGCAGATCGACCGGTAAGGGCCCGGAAATCACCGGCCAGGTCCCGGGGATTGAAGGCGGAGAAGTTCCGCCGGAGAGCCTCACAACGGCCCGGATCCAGCCCCCCCGGCGCTCCGGTCCCTTTCACTCCAGACAAAATCGGCATAGGATACATCCCCTGCCGCGTCTGCCTCTTCCTTGATCTCCCGGACCTCTTTTTTGACCTCCATAAAAACATCCACAACCCCGGGGTCAAATTGCTGGCCGCGTTCTTTCCGGATAATATCATAGGCAATTTCCAGCGGATATGGCTCTTTATAGGGCCGCCTGGAGGTCAAGGCGTCAAAGGTGTCGGGCAGGCCGACAATCCTGCCGGCCAGTGGGATCCCATCCCCGGCAAGCCCCAGGGGATATCCCCTGCCGTTCCACTTTTCATGGTGGGAAATGGCTATCTGGTGGGCGACCTGAAGGACCTCGGACCTGGAGTCGGCCAGCACGTTGGCGCCGATGGTGGTATGATCCTTCATGATCTCAAACTCCTCGTCACTCAGTTTCGAGGGTTTGAGCAGGATACTGTCCGGAATGCCGATCTTGCCGACATCATGCATTGGCGCTGCATAGAAGATGTTGCGGACATCCCGGGCCGGCAACCCGAGTTTATCGGCAATCAGGGCGCTGTAGCGGCTCATCCGGATAATATGGCCGCCGGTGTCCTCGTCCTTGTATTCCGCCGCGATCACCAGCCGGTGAATGGTGTCCAGATAGGCCTCCTGCAAGCTCTGATAGGTGAATTTCAGGTGAGCGTGGGTCTTGCCCAGGTCATCGGCATATTTTATAAGCTGCCGGTTGGCGGCCTCAAGTTCCTTTCTTTTCTCTTTCTCGGCCCGGTACACCTCGGCAAGATCCCTGGCATACTTCTTCAACTGATCAAAATCAGAATAGCCGCCCGGTGATTTATCAATACCCATCCGCGCCTCCCTATCCTAGAATTTCTTCCACCTTTCTTATCAGCTCCAGCGGGCTGAAGGGCTTGACAAAATAATCGTCAGCCCCGGCCTCCTGTCCCCTGGCCTTGTCCGTCTCCTGACCCCTGGCCGTTAACATGACTATTTTGCAATCTTTTGTCTCCGGGTCGTTCTTCAGGATGCGGGTTGCTTGCAGCCCGTCGATCCCGCCGGGCATCATGATGTCCATGATAATCAGTTCAGGCCGTTCCGACCTGGCAATCCCAACGGCCTCTTCACCGCTTACGGCCTGGAGAATCCGGTAGTCGCCCACCCTCAGGGTTACCTCCACCAGTTCCCGGACCTCCAACTGGTCGTCTACTATGAGAATCTTTTTCATCCTGTTACTCCTTTGCCAAAGCGGCCTTTGGGGATTTTCAAAGCTCATCCCGCATCTCCCGGTGCCGACTGCCGCGGTGAGCCGATGGGGAGCGTAAACCTGACAATGGTCCCCTTGCCAGCCTCACTCTCCACCCAGACCCGCCCGCCATGCGCCTCGACAATGTATTTGACAATGGTCATCCCCAGTCCTGTCCCCTCGGGGGCCGAACCAGAGGTATCAGCCCGGTAAAACTTGACAAACATTTTATCAACCTGTTCAGCGGACATTCCGATCCCCTGGTCTTCAACGGATATCCGGCAATCATTGCCAATGATTTCTCCAACCACCCTTATTCTACCGCCCTGGGGAGAATAGTTAATCGCATTATCAATAATATTTGTCAGGACCTGTCCTATTTTTTCCCTGTCCACAAACAACTCCACGGATTCACCGGGCAGCACAACATCAAACCGGTGCCCTGGGGATATGGCCTGATAGTGCGAGATCATCGACTTAACGGTGTCACCGGCGTTGCAGCTCTCTTTATTCAAGGAAAACCCCAGCCCTGACTCTATCCGGGAGATATCCAGAAGATCGCTGATTATCCGGGTAAGGGTTACCGCCTGTTTGTTGATATAGGCCAGAAACTTTTTCTGTTCTTCCCTGCTGATATCGTCCCTGGTGAGCAATATTTCCGAAAATCCTCGAATCGAGGTCAGCGGGGTCCTGAACTCATGGGCGGTCGTGGAGATGAAATCGGTCTTCATCTTGTCTGTTTCACGTTCGCGGGTGACATCATGGATAATCATCACAATACCCGCCTGCCGGCCCTTTTTGTCCTCGATCACCGAGGTTGTCGCCCGCATGGTCCGGGGATGTCCGGGATCAGGGCCCGGCAGCCCGAAATCAAACTGGTAGCCGGTTATCTTTTTATCCAGGATATACTTGACCCTTTCACGCAGCGTCTCTTCCTGGATCGCAAAATCAATCGGCCGGTCAACCACATCGCTGAACCGTACCCCCAGCATCTCCTCTGCGGCCCGGTTCATCAAGACCAGCCGGTTCCCCACGTCGGTCACGATCAAGCCGTCGGCAATGGACTTTATTATTGCGTCAATCCGGTCCCTGGCCTGTTCGGTATTGGTAAGGGCTCTATTGAGTTCCTCGGTGCGTTCTTCCACCATCCGTTCCAGGTTTCTGGAATACTCCCTTATCTTCTCCTCGGCCCGCCGGCGGGCGGTGATGTCCCGCATGATCGCCAGGATTCCGATTATCCGGCCCTCTTTTTCAATCGTACCGGCATTGTTATCAACATAGATCGTCTGGCCGGCCTTGCCCAGGAGTCGCACCTGGTAATTCCTGGAGATTTTTCCCCGGGCCAGTCTTTTTGCGAAACGCTCCCGGCATGAATCCAGATCACCGGGATGGATCAACTCGTTCAAGTGCAGTTGCACCGCCTCGGCCATTGAATAGCCCGTCATTTCACCGAACCTGGGGTTGACAAAATTTATCCTTCCCGTCTTTTCGAAAACTATCACCGCGTCATTGGCATTGTCGATTAAATCGCGGTATTTTTCCTCTGATTCCCTTAAGCCGGCATTCACCCTTTCCAGCTCAAGCATCTTGTCTTCCAGTTTCCTGATCAGCCGCTGGTTATATTTTTTCAGGTAAACGCCCTCATCCTCGGCCGGTGACTTGGCCGCCCGCAGAGACCCGGTCTCGTGACTTTTGAGAACCGCTGTTATGATTTCCATGAAAACATCGGGTTCGGCAGGCTTTGTGATAAACCTTTCCGCCCCCAGACCCAGGGCGAACTCCTCGTCGCTGGGCTCGGTATAAGTGGCGGTATAAAAGACAAAGGCGATCTTCTTCAGTCTCGCGTCGGTCTTGACCGCGCGGCAGAGTTGAAATCCGTCCATCCGGGGCATCAGGATGTCGGAAATAATCATGTCGAAATCCTGCCGGCCGGCCTTTTCCAGCGCCTCGATCCCATCACCGGCCGCGGCCACCTCATATCCATAACCCCGCAGCAGGGCCTCCAGCATATAGATGTTTTCCTTGCTGTCATCGACGAGCAGGACTCTCATCATCCGCCTCCTTTATCAGGAACACCTGCGCCGGCTAAAGATGCTTTTCAATCTCAGCCACAAAGGTCTCCGGATCAAAGGGTTTCTCGATGTAGCCGGCGCAGCCGATTGCCAGCGCCTTTTCCCGGTCCCCCACCATTGCATAGGAGGTTACCGCGACAATGGGTATCCGGTTGATCCCGGCCATGCCCTTTATCCGGGTTGTCGCCTCATAGCCGTTCATCTCGGGAAGCTGGATGTCCATCAAGATCAGGTCCGGTTTTTCCGCCTGGGCCTTTCCCACGCCTTCAAGCCCGTTCCGGGCCGCGATGATCTCATAACCGCTTTGTTCAAGAAGAAAGGTCGCCAGGTACAGGTTCTGCTCATTGTCCTCGATTATCAGTATCCTCTTTTTCATCTGGTCCTCCTTGCCGGAATTCAACCGGCAGGGTAAAGGTGAAACAGGAACCTTTGCCATATTCGCTGGCCGCCCATATTGTCCCACCCAGCAGGGTCACCAGCTTGCGACAGAGATGCAGCCCCAGGCCGGCCCCCTCGTATCTGCGTTGGGCTGACCCGTCGACCTGGCGAAACGCCTCGAAAAGACAACCCATTTTCTCCTTTTCGATTCCAATACCCGTGTCGGAAACGCTCACCGTCAGGTTATGACCGGCCATTGTGCAGTCAATTCTTATCTCACCGTTATTGGTGAATTTCACCGCGTTGTTGGCCAGGTTCAGGAGAATCTGGAATATTTTTTTCCGGTCGCTGCTGATCTCCGGGATCTTATCCGTTATCTCCGTGACCAGTTGCAACCCCTTCTGGGAGGCCATTGGCGACAAGGTCTGCGTTACCTCGGAGACAATCTCCTTGATCTTGAATCCTGTCACGAGAACTTCCATTTTGCCGGACTCAATCCGGGAGAGATCAAGGATATCATTAATCAGGTTAAGCAGATGGTTGGCAGAGCCGTAAACCAGGGCAAGCTGCTTTTTCTGCTCCTGGTTGATCTCGCCGGCAAGGCCCTTCAGGATTATGCCGGTAAAACCGATAATCGAGTTGAGCGGGGTCCTCAGTTCATGGCTCATGGTGGCCAGGAACTCGGACTTGAGCCGATCCATCTCTTTAAGCTCGCTGTTGACCCGGGCCAGTTCCCGGGTCCGTTCGCTCACCTTGGCCTCCAGACCCTCGTGTGCCCTGCGCAGATCATCCACCGCCTGTTTCCGTTCCTGTTCCATCTCAATATTATGAAGGGCAAAGGCAATATCCTGGCCAACCTCGACCAGCAGGTCGATCTCTTCCGCGCCAAAGGCATCGGCAAGATGGGCGTACACGTTCAGAACGCCGTGGCCCTTGTTTTCATGGATCAGGGGAATGGCGGCCGATGAACCATAGCCGCGCTTGATTGCTTCCTCCCGCCACGGCCGGTAAGCGGGGTCCCTGACAATGTCCCGCATTACAGCGGGCTTTCCGGTTCTGATGGCCATGCCGGTGGGGCCGCTGCCGCTTGCCGAACCGTTCCGGGTTATCCTTATCGAGTCCAGATAACCCTGATCAGAACCAGACTGGGCCACGGGCGTGACTTCCATGCCGTCTTCCCGGACCACCCCGATCCATACCAGCTTGTAATCCCGGGTTTGATTGAGAATATCACAGGCCCCCTGCAGCAGCTTTTTCCGGTTTTTCTCATGGACAATGAGTTGATTAACATCCCTGATCGCCATCAGGACCCGCTGCAGATGTTGAATGTGTTCCTCCGCCTGCTTACGCCCGGTGATGTCACGGCCCTCGGGCACCAGGTATTTGATTTTCCCGTTTTCATCGTAAATCGGGTGCATGCTGTACTCTATCCATACCAGTTCCCCGGTAACGGCCTGAAACTCAATATCGTGAACCAGGGTTTCTCCGGTGGCGCAGATCCTGACATCCTCCTTGATCTGTTGCCTTACCTGTCCGGAGTGTTGCCACCAGAAGGCGTCATGGAACATTTTACCCTTTACCTCGTCCAGGGTGAGCCCTCCCGCATCCAGGGCCGTGTTGTTGACGAATATCACCCTCCCGTCCGGTTCGAGCACCGCGACAAAGGTGAGCATGTCATTCAAGACGCCTGAAAAAAATCTTTCGCTCTCCCGGATCGCCTGCTCGGCCCGCTTTCGTTCGTTGATCTCCCCCAGCAATTTTTTATTTACCGCCACCAACTCCGCGGTCCGTTCTTTTACCCGCCCTTCCAGGTTCTCTTTCTCTTTCCGCAAGGCATCGCGCAACCTCACCTCCTCAAAGATTATTTTGCCTTCCGCGGTAATATATTTGACCTCTCTCCGATCACCCAGCACTGGCTGACAATTAAAAATAATGGGAACCGGACTCCCGTCCGCGCCCCTGAAGTCCGTCTCGATCCGGCTCGACCGGCCGGCCCTTGCCCGGACAAAACATTCAACTACCCGGGCTCGTTCTTTTTCCGAATGTGACCACCAGGGCGTATCGGGAAAGTATTTACCAACCACCTCGTCCCCGGCAAGTCCGCCGGCCTTGAGCGGCGTCTCGTTGAAAATAATCCCGAGCCCATCTGGATCGAACTTGCCCACGAACGTATCAAAGGTGTTTATCCAGTCCTGGAGTTCGGCCCGCTCCCGGGCGATTACAGCCAATTTGATATCCGCATCTCTCCGTTGCCGTAACTCCCGGCCGGCCCGCTTTTGTTCGCTGATGATTCGCTCCAGGAAAAAAACAGCCAGAAAGGCCATTATGCCGACCAGCAATGCGGGAAGCTCGGTCAGGTGGCCGCTGACCGAGACGGCCCATGACTCTTTCTGGGTCAGCAGGGTGAGGATCTGGCGCAGGGCCATCAGCCCGAGCATCATGGTCAGAAATCCCATCCGCCAGTCCCGCGCGCGGCGGAGCAGGACAATGGACCAGCCCATTGCCGCCAGACGAATCATTATGGAAACGATGAGAATCAAGCTCATGACGCGGTGTTCTCCTTTTTCAACACAACCACCGTTGCCGGGGCTTACCCTGTGAGTGGTTGCTGATGTATAAGCTCCCAGGCCGATGCCTTGCATCTCCGGCACCCTGCAAGCGCTCACAGGCGTTGACAAGTGCCAGACGTGGTTGTTCCACCCTGCGATGGGCAACCTTGCCGCTGCGCCGGTCCCCTGATTACTTGATACAGAAAATCAGCAGGATAGCAAGAAATATAAATACCAGGGTTATGGTAGGTTTTTACCAGGCAAAAATACCAGGGTCGTATCGGGAAACCATGCCTGGGAGCGGGATTGCCAGGCAGGGGCCGGGTTGAAACAGGAAGAGTAATAATCGAAAATATCTGCCGGTTTTCTTCGCGCCGCCCGGCGGGCCGCCCGGGAAGGAAGCCAGGAAATCAAAACAGGGGGAAATTATTTCTGGGAAAATGGCAGGGAAATGATAGGTTGAACATGGTCCGAGGAACAGGCGGACACACCCCTTTGCCGCCTCCAGGGGTCATGGGTAGGCCAACGTCCCACGCAAGGGTTATACCGATCGATGAAGAATAATCTTTTAACCAGAGAACAACGCCTTATCCGCATCCGCAATTATA
This genomic stretch from Desulfobacterales bacterium harbors:
- the elbB gene encoding isoprenoid biosynthesis glyoxalase ElbB translates to MGSESPPRRSEFLLDSLFMNSRPFSMERPLVEENPFPDRRGVTECLPRRFDMKRIQIAVVLSGCGNKDGAEIHESVLTLWAIHKHGADYQCFAPDIPQRHVLNFITNQEMAEERNVLVESARIARGRILDLAVFRATDYNALIIPGGLGVIKNLSDFVVAGPECTVIPELVRAIKEMAAQGKPIGALCIAPVIVARILDNVEVTVGSDPTTVAALEKMGARHSATTHGEIVIDHKNKLVTTPCYMLDARVDQIGAGAENLVKAVMEQIDR
- a CDS encoding HD domain-containing protein codes for the protein MGIDKSPGGYSDFDQLKKYARDLAEVYRAEKEKRKELEAANRQLIKYADDLGKTHAHLKFTYQSLQEAYLDTIHRLVIAAEYKDEDTGGHIIRMSRYSALIADKLGLPARDVRNIFYAAPMHDVGKIGIPDSILLKPSKLSDEEFEIMKDHTTIGANVLADSRSEVLQVAHQIAISHHEKWNGRGYPLGLAGDGIPLAGRIVGLPDTFDALTSRRPYKEPYPLEIAYDIIRKERGQQFDPGVVDVFMEVKKEVREIKEEADAAGDVSYADFVWSERDRSAGGAGSGPL
- a CDS encoding response regulator; the protein is MKKILIVDDQLEVRELVEVTLRVGDYRILQAVSGEEAVGIARSERPELIIMDIMMPGGIDGLQATRILKNDPETKDCKIVMLTARGQETDKARGQEAGADDYFVKPFSPLELIRKVEEILG
- a CDS encoding PAS domain S-box protein, with amino-acid sequence MMRVLLVDDSKENIYMLEALLRGYGYEVAAAGDGIEALEKAGRQDFDMIISDILMPRMDGFQLCRAVKTDARLKKIAFVFYTATYTEPSDEEFALGLGAERFITKPAEPDVFMEIITAVLKSHETGSLRAAKSPAEDEGVYLKKYNQRLIRKLEDKMLELERVNAGLRESEEKYRDLIDNANDAVIVFEKTGRINFVNPRFGEMTGYSMAEAVQLHLNELIHPGDLDSCRERFAKRLARGKISRNYQVRLLGKAGQTIYVDNNAGTIEKEGRIIGILAIMRDITARRRAEEKIREYSRNLERMVEERTEELNRALTNTEQARDRIDAIIKSIADGLIVTDVGNRLVLMNRAAEEMLGVRFSDVVDRPIDFAIQEETLRERVKYILDKKITGYQFDFGLPGPDPGHPRTMRATTSVIEDKKGRQAGIVMIIHDVTRERETDKMKTDFISTTAHEFRTPLTSIRGFSEILLTRDDISREEQKKFLAYINKQAVTLTRIISDLLDISRIESGLGFSLNKESCNAGDTVKSMISHYQAISPGHRFDVVLPGESVELFVDREKIGQVLTNIIDNAINYSPQGGRIRVVGEIIGNDCRISVEDQGIGMSAEQVDKMFVKFYRADTSGSAPEGTGLGMTIVKYIVEAHGGRVWVESEAGKGTIVRFTLPIGSPRQSAPGDAG
- a CDS encoding response regulator; this encodes MKKRILIIEDNEQNLYLATFLLEQSGYEIIAARNGLEGVGKAQAEKPDLILMDIQLPEMNGYEATTRIKGMAGINRIPIVAVTSYAMVGDREKALAIGCAGYIEKPFDPETFVAEIEKHL
- a CDS encoding ATP-binding protein produces the protein MSLILIVSIMIRLAAMGWSIVLLRRARDWRMGFLTMMLGLMALRQILTLLTQKESWAVSVSGHLTELPALLVGIMAFLAVFFLERIISEQKRAGRELRQRRDADIKLAVIARERAELQDWINTFDTFVGKFDPDGLGIIFNETPLKAGGLAGDEVVGKYFPDTPWWSHSEKERARVVECFVRARAGRSSRIETDFRGADGSPVPIIFNCQPVLGDRREVKYITAEGKIIFEEVRLRDALRKEKENLEGRVKERTAELVAVNKKLLGEINERKRAEQAIRESERFFSGVLNDMLTFVAVLEPDGRVIFVNNTALDAGGLTLDEVKGKMFHDAFWWQHSGQVRQQIKEDVRICATGETLVHDIEFQAVTGELVWIEYSMHPIYDENGKIKYLVPEGRDITGRKQAEEHIQHLQRVLMAIRDVNQLIVHEKNRKKLLQGACDILNQTRDYKLVWIGVVREDGMEVTPVAQSGSDQGYLDSIRITRNGSASGSGPTGMAIRTGKPAVMRDIVRDPAYRPWREEAIKRGYGSSAAIPLIHENKGHGVLNVYAHLADAFGAEEIDLLVEVGQDIAFALHNIEMEQERKQAVDDLRRAHEGLEAKVSERTRELARVNSELKEMDRLKSEFLATMSHELRTPLNSIIGFTGIILKGLAGEINQEQKKQLALVYGSANHLLNLINDILDLSRIESGKMEVLVTGFKIKEIVSEVTQTLSPMASQKGLQLVTEITDKIPEISSDRKKIFQILLNLANNAVKFTNNGEIRIDCTMAGHNLTVSVSDTGIGIEKEKMGCLFEAFRQVDGSAQRRYEGAGLGLHLCRKLVTLLGGTIWAASEYGKGSCFTFTLPVEFRQGGPDEKEDTDNRGQ